The proteins below are encoded in one region of Oncorhynchus clarkii lewisi isolate Uvic-CL-2024 chromosome 33, UVic_Ocla_1.0, whole genome shotgun sequence:
- the LOC139392778 gene encoding basic helix-loop-helix ARNT-like protein 2 isoform X2 encodes MSVENLAAGGNDGTAGKQSGPLQLGETNSLPVSRPCVITPHLAGAMPDVITPHLVGAMPDVITPHLAGAMPIQELSRKRKGDLDNRENGDAQIEEQQSRSEDDDQQVKIKWFREPHSQIEKRRRDKMNTLIDELSAMIPSWNPMAKKLDKLTVLRMAVQHLKALKGASSSFTDVNYKCKPSFLPQDDLKHLVLTATDGFLFVVSCDRGKILFTSESVLKFLNYSRLELIGQSLFDYVHPKDISKVKEQLSASGLYPRERLIDAKSSPGSLAGLQVQDLPVGAVQLCTGARRSFFCRMKHSRTVMKTEDKTIQPSSSKKKESQRYCTVHCTGYMQSWPSTQLDAESDDNESSHLSCLVAVCRVHPNNACQPSREVKVKPTQFVTRFAIDGKFIFVDQQATTVLGYLPQELLGTSCYEYFHQDDLQHLAETHRKVLRSKEKIETSFYKFKTKLGSFVMLQSQWFSFINPWTKEVEFIVSTNRVLGPGHTETEQPSSSELLDEERKRTILIPGISSGMATMIYAGSIGTQIANELLDSNRVNCSPSSGTSSPFCPSQDRSPMVSSYANMPNEEVTDSDTVSKSGSESASKGATYAGSNTHMDTARSPPAESSQMDLDSMVGPGLSILSNDEAAMAIIMSLLETDANLGDAVDFDNMHWSH; translated from the exons ATGTCCGTAGAGAATTTAGCCGCCGGCGGCAATGACGGGACCGCAGGCAAACAATCAG GACCCTTGCAGTTAGGAGAAACCAATAGCCTTCCTGTTTCTCGGCCTTGCGTCATAACGCCCCACCTGGCAGGAGCCATGCCTGATGTCATAACCCCCCACCTGGTAGGAGCCATGCCTGATGTCATAACCCCCCACCTGGCAGGAGCCATGCCAATCCAAGAGCTGTCTAGGAAACGGAAGGGGGATCTAGATAACAG GGAAAATGGTGATGCTCAAATAGAGGAGCAACAGAGCAG ATCGGAAGACGATGATCAACAGGTGAAAATAAAGTGGTTCAG GGAGCCACACAGCCAAATTGAAAAGCGGCGAAGGGACAAAATGAACACCCTTATTGACGAGCTGTCAGCCATGATCCCCTCTTGGAACCCCATGGCCAAAAAGCTTGACAAACTCACGGTCCTGCGAATGGCTGTGCAGCACCTCAAAGCCCTGAAAG GTGCCAGCAGTTCCTTTACTGATGTTAACTACAAATGCAAGCCTTCATTTCTGCCTCAGGATGATCTCAAGCACCTGGTGCTCACG GCTACAGATGGGTTCCTGTTCGTTGTGAGTTGTGACAGGGGGAAGATCCTCTTTACCTCAGAATCCGTCTTGAAGTTCCTCAACTACAGTCGG TTGGAACTAATTGGACAGAGTCTTTTTGATTATGTCCACCCGAAGGACATTAGTAAAGTGAAAGAGCAGCTGTCAGCCTCAGGATTATACCCTCGCGAACGGCTCATAGATGCCAAAA GCTCTCCCGGTTCTTTAGCAGGGTTACAGGTGCAGGACCTTCCTGTGGGAGCAGTTCAACTGTGTACAGGGGCACGGCGCTCCTTCTTCTGCCGCATGAAGCACAGCAGAACAGTTATGAAGACAGAAGACAAAACCATCCAGCCCAGCAGCTCCAAGAAAAAGG AGTCTCAACGATACTGCACTGTTCATTGCACTGGTTACATGCAGAGTTGGCCCTCCACCCAGCTGGATGCTGAGAGCGACGATAACGAGTCCTCCCATCTGTCCTGCCTGGTTGCTGTGTGCCGCGTTCACCCTAACAATGCCTGTCAGCCCTCACGAGAGGTCAAGGTCAAACCCACCCAGTTTGTCACTCGCTTTGCAATTGACGGCAAGTTCATCTTCGTGGACCAACA AGCCACCACTGTTCTGGGCTACTTGCCACAGGAACTACTGGGGACGTCTTGTTATGAGTATTTCCACCAGGACGACCTGCAACACCTCGCAGAGACACATAGGAAAG TTCTCCGCAGTAAAGAGAAGATTGAGACCAGCTTCTACAAGTTCAAAACAAAACTTGGCTCCTTCGTCATGCTTCAAAGTCAGTGGTTTAGTTTTATAAACCCTTGGACCAAAGAAGTGGAGTTTATTGTGTCAACAAACCGAGTTTT GGGACCTGGTCACACAGAAACTGAACAGCCGAGCAGTTCAGAGCTGTTGGACG AAGAGAGAAAACGTACTATCCTTATCCCTGGCATCTCCAGTGGCATGGCCACTATGATCTACGCTGGCAGCATAGGGACCCAGATAGCAAATGAGCTCTTGGACTCCAACAG GGTCAATTGTTCTCCATCGAGTGGAACCTCCAGTCCCTTCTGTCCATCTCAGGACAGGTCTCCAATGGTCTCCTCTTATGCCAAC ATGCCAAATGAGGAGGTGACTGACTCCGATACAGTGAGCAAGTCTGGATCAGAGTCTGCTTCAAAGGGGGCCACATACGCTGGCAGCAACACACATATGGACACAG CCCGTTCTCCCCCAGCAGAGAGCTCCCAGATGGACCTGGACAGCATGGTGGGACCAGGCCTCAGTATCCTGAGCAACGACGAGGCTGCCATGGCCATCATCATGAGCCTGCTGGAGACTGATGCCAACCTGGGGGACGCAGTAGACTTTGACAACATGCACTGGTCTCACTAG
- the LOC139392778 gene encoding basic helix-loop-helix ARNT-like protein 2 isoform X4 produces the protein MSVENLAAGGNDGTAGKQSGPLQLGETNSLPVSRPCVITPHLAGAMPDVITPHLVGAMPDVITPHLAGAMPIQELSRKRKGDLDNRENGDAQIEEQQSRSEDDDQQVKIKWFREPHSQIEKRRRDKMNTLIDELSAMIPSWNPMAKKLDKLTVLRMAVQHLKALKGASSSFTDVNYKCKPSFLPQDDLKHLVLTATDGFLFVVSCDRGKILFTSESVLKFLNYSRLELIGQSLFDYVHPKDISKVKEQLSASGLYPRERLIDAKTGLQVQDLPVGAVQLCTGARRSFFCRMKHSRTVMKTEDKTIQPSSSKKKESQRYCTVHCTGYMQSWPSTQLDAESDDNESSHLSCLVAVCRVHPNNACQPSREVKVKPTQFVTRFAIDGKFIFVDQQATTVLGYLPQELLGTSCYEYFHQDDLQHLAETHRKVLRSKEKIETSFYKFKTKLGSFVMLQSQWFSFINPWTKEVEFIVSTNRVLGPGHTETEQPSSSELLDEERKRTILIPGISSGMATMIYAGSIGTQIANELLDSNRVNCSPSSGTSSPFCPSQDRSPMVSSYANMPNEEVTDSDTVSKSGSESASKGATYAGSNTHMDTARSPPAESSQMDLDSMVGPGLSILSNDEAAMAIIMSLLETDANLGDAVDFDNMHWSH, from the exons ATGTCCGTAGAGAATTTAGCCGCCGGCGGCAATGACGGGACCGCAGGCAAACAATCAG GACCCTTGCAGTTAGGAGAAACCAATAGCCTTCCTGTTTCTCGGCCTTGCGTCATAACGCCCCACCTGGCAGGAGCCATGCCTGATGTCATAACCCCCCACCTGGTAGGAGCCATGCCTGATGTCATAACCCCCCACCTGGCAGGAGCCATGCCAATCCAAGAGCTGTCTAGGAAACGGAAGGGGGATCTAGATAACAG GGAAAATGGTGATGCTCAAATAGAGGAGCAACAGAGCAG ATCGGAAGACGATGATCAACAGGTGAAAATAAAGTGGTTCAG GGAGCCACACAGCCAAATTGAAAAGCGGCGAAGGGACAAAATGAACACCCTTATTGACGAGCTGTCAGCCATGATCCCCTCTTGGAACCCCATGGCCAAAAAGCTTGACAAACTCACGGTCCTGCGAATGGCTGTGCAGCACCTCAAAGCCCTGAAAG GTGCCAGCAGTTCCTTTACTGATGTTAACTACAAATGCAAGCCTTCATTTCTGCCTCAGGATGATCTCAAGCACCTGGTGCTCACG GCTACAGATGGGTTCCTGTTCGTTGTGAGTTGTGACAGGGGGAAGATCCTCTTTACCTCAGAATCCGTCTTGAAGTTCCTCAACTACAGTCGG TTGGAACTAATTGGACAGAGTCTTTTTGATTATGTCCACCCGAAGGACATTAGTAAAGTGAAAGAGCAGCTGTCAGCCTCAGGATTATACCCTCGCGAACGGCTCATAGATGCCAAAA CAGGGTTACAGGTGCAGGACCTTCCTGTGGGAGCAGTTCAACTGTGTACAGGGGCACGGCGCTCCTTCTTCTGCCGCATGAAGCACAGCAGAACAGTTATGAAGACAGAAGACAAAACCATCCAGCCCAGCAGCTCCAAGAAAAAGG AGTCTCAACGATACTGCACTGTTCATTGCACTGGTTACATGCAGAGTTGGCCCTCCACCCAGCTGGATGCTGAGAGCGACGATAACGAGTCCTCCCATCTGTCCTGCCTGGTTGCTGTGTGCCGCGTTCACCCTAACAATGCCTGTCAGCCCTCACGAGAGGTCAAGGTCAAACCCACCCAGTTTGTCACTCGCTTTGCAATTGACGGCAAGTTCATCTTCGTGGACCAACA AGCCACCACTGTTCTGGGCTACTTGCCACAGGAACTACTGGGGACGTCTTGTTATGAGTATTTCCACCAGGACGACCTGCAACACCTCGCAGAGACACATAGGAAAG TTCTCCGCAGTAAAGAGAAGATTGAGACCAGCTTCTACAAGTTCAAAACAAAACTTGGCTCCTTCGTCATGCTTCAAAGTCAGTGGTTTAGTTTTATAAACCCTTGGACCAAAGAAGTGGAGTTTATTGTGTCAACAAACCGAGTTTT GGGACCTGGTCACACAGAAACTGAACAGCCGAGCAGTTCAGAGCTGTTGGACG AAGAGAGAAAACGTACTATCCTTATCCCTGGCATCTCCAGTGGCATGGCCACTATGATCTACGCTGGCAGCATAGGGACCCAGATAGCAAATGAGCTCTTGGACTCCAACAG GGTCAATTGTTCTCCATCGAGTGGAACCTCCAGTCCCTTCTGTCCATCTCAGGACAGGTCTCCAATGGTCTCCTCTTATGCCAAC ATGCCAAATGAGGAGGTGACTGACTCCGATACAGTGAGCAAGTCTGGATCAGAGTCTGCTTCAAAGGGGGCCACATACGCTGGCAGCAACACACATATGGACACAG CCCGTTCTCCCCCAGCAGAGAGCTCCCAGATGGACCTGGACAGCATGGTGGGACCAGGCCTCAGTATCCTGAGCAACGACGAGGCTGCCATGGCCATCATCATGAGCCTGCTGGAGACTGATGCCAACCTGGGGGACGCAGTAGACTTTGACAACATGCACTGGTCTCACTAG
- the LOC139392778 gene encoding basic helix-loop-helix ARNT-like protein 2 isoform X3 produces MSVENLAAGGNDGTAGKQSGPLQLGETNSLPVSRPCVITPHLAGAMPDVITPHLVGAMPDVITPHLAGAMPIQELSRKRKGDLDNRENGDAQIEEQQSRSEDDDQQVKIKWFREPHSQIEKRRRDKMNTLIDELSAMIPSWNPMAKKLDKLTVLRMAVQHLKALKAGASSSFTDVNYKCKPSFLPQDDLKHLVLTATDGFLFVVSCDRGKILFTSESVLKFLNYSRLELIGQSLFDYVHPKDISKVKEQLSASGLYPRERLIDAKTGLQVQDLPVGAVQLCTGARRSFFCRMKHSRTVMKTEDKTIQPSSSKKKESQRYCTVHCTGYMQSWPSTQLDAESDDNESSHLSCLVAVCRVHPNNACQPSREVKVKPTQFVTRFAIDGKFIFVDQQATTVLGYLPQELLGTSCYEYFHQDDLQHLAETHRKVLRSKEKIETSFYKFKTKLGSFVMLQSQWFSFINPWTKEVEFIVSTNRVLGPGHTETEQPSSSELLDEERKRTILIPGISSGMATMIYAGSIGTQIANELLDSNRVNCSPSSGTSSPFCPSQDRSPMVSSYANMPNEEVTDSDTVSKSGSESASKGATYAGSNTHMDTARSPPAESSQMDLDSMVGPGLSILSNDEAAMAIIMSLLETDANLGDAVDFDNMHWSH; encoded by the exons ATGTCCGTAGAGAATTTAGCCGCCGGCGGCAATGACGGGACCGCAGGCAAACAATCAG GACCCTTGCAGTTAGGAGAAACCAATAGCCTTCCTGTTTCTCGGCCTTGCGTCATAACGCCCCACCTGGCAGGAGCCATGCCTGATGTCATAACCCCCCACCTGGTAGGAGCCATGCCTGATGTCATAACCCCCCACCTGGCAGGAGCCATGCCAATCCAAGAGCTGTCTAGGAAACGGAAGGGGGATCTAGATAACAG GGAAAATGGTGATGCTCAAATAGAGGAGCAACAGAGCAG ATCGGAAGACGATGATCAACAGGTGAAAATAAAGTGGTTCAG GGAGCCACACAGCCAAATTGAAAAGCGGCGAAGGGACAAAATGAACACCCTTATTGACGAGCTGTCAGCCATGATCCCCTCTTGGAACCCCATGGCCAAAAAGCTTGACAAACTCACGGTCCTGCGAATGGCTGTGCAGCACCTCAAAGCCCTGAAAG CAGGTGCCAGCAGTTCCTTTACTGATGTTAACTACAAATGCAAGCCTTCATTTCTGCCTCAGGATGATCTCAAGCACCTGGTGCTCACG GCTACAGATGGGTTCCTGTTCGTTGTGAGTTGTGACAGGGGGAAGATCCTCTTTACCTCAGAATCCGTCTTGAAGTTCCTCAACTACAGTCGG TTGGAACTAATTGGACAGAGTCTTTTTGATTATGTCCACCCGAAGGACATTAGTAAAGTGAAAGAGCAGCTGTCAGCCTCAGGATTATACCCTCGCGAACGGCTCATAGATGCCAAAA CAGGGTTACAGGTGCAGGACCTTCCTGTGGGAGCAGTTCAACTGTGTACAGGGGCACGGCGCTCCTTCTTCTGCCGCATGAAGCACAGCAGAACAGTTATGAAGACAGAAGACAAAACCATCCAGCCCAGCAGCTCCAAGAAAAAGG AGTCTCAACGATACTGCACTGTTCATTGCACTGGTTACATGCAGAGTTGGCCCTCCACCCAGCTGGATGCTGAGAGCGACGATAACGAGTCCTCCCATCTGTCCTGCCTGGTTGCTGTGTGCCGCGTTCACCCTAACAATGCCTGTCAGCCCTCACGAGAGGTCAAGGTCAAACCCACCCAGTTTGTCACTCGCTTTGCAATTGACGGCAAGTTCATCTTCGTGGACCAACA AGCCACCACTGTTCTGGGCTACTTGCCACAGGAACTACTGGGGACGTCTTGTTATGAGTATTTCCACCAGGACGACCTGCAACACCTCGCAGAGACACATAGGAAAG TTCTCCGCAGTAAAGAGAAGATTGAGACCAGCTTCTACAAGTTCAAAACAAAACTTGGCTCCTTCGTCATGCTTCAAAGTCAGTGGTTTAGTTTTATAAACCCTTGGACCAAAGAAGTGGAGTTTATTGTGTCAACAAACCGAGTTTT GGGACCTGGTCACACAGAAACTGAACAGCCGAGCAGTTCAGAGCTGTTGGACG AAGAGAGAAAACGTACTATCCTTATCCCTGGCATCTCCAGTGGCATGGCCACTATGATCTACGCTGGCAGCATAGGGACCCAGATAGCAAATGAGCTCTTGGACTCCAACAG GGTCAATTGTTCTCCATCGAGTGGAACCTCCAGTCCCTTCTGTCCATCTCAGGACAGGTCTCCAATGGTCTCCTCTTATGCCAAC ATGCCAAATGAGGAGGTGACTGACTCCGATACAGTGAGCAAGTCTGGATCAGAGTCTGCTTCAAAGGGGGCCACATACGCTGGCAGCAACACACATATGGACACAG CCCGTTCTCCCCCAGCAGAGAGCTCCCAGATGGACCTGGACAGCATGGTGGGACCAGGCCTCAGTATCCTGAGCAACGACGAGGCTGCCATGGCCATCATCATGAGCCTGCTGGAGACTGATGCCAACCTGGGGGACGCAGTAGACTTTGACAACATGCACTGGTCTCACTAG
- the LOC139392778 gene encoding basic helix-loop-helix ARNT-like protein 2 isoform X1 has protein sequence MSVENLAAGGNDGTAGKQSGPLQLGETNSLPVSRPCVITPHLAGAMPDVITPHLVGAMPDVITPHLAGAMPIQELSRKRKGDLDNRENGDAQIEEQQSRSEDDDQQVKIKWFREPHSQIEKRRRDKMNTLIDELSAMIPSWNPMAKKLDKLTVLRMAVQHLKALKAGASSSFTDVNYKCKPSFLPQDDLKHLVLTATDGFLFVVSCDRGKILFTSESVLKFLNYSRLELIGQSLFDYVHPKDISKVKEQLSASGLYPRERLIDAKSSPGSLAGLQVQDLPVGAVQLCTGARRSFFCRMKHSRTVMKTEDKTIQPSSSKKKESQRYCTVHCTGYMQSWPSTQLDAESDDNESSHLSCLVAVCRVHPNNACQPSREVKVKPTQFVTRFAIDGKFIFVDQQATTVLGYLPQELLGTSCYEYFHQDDLQHLAETHRKVLRSKEKIETSFYKFKTKLGSFVMLQSQWFSFINPWTKEVEFIVSTNRVLGPGHTETEQPSSSELLDEERKRTILIPGISSGMATMIYAGSIGTQIANELLDSNRVNCSPSSGTSSPFCPSQDRSPMVSSYANMPNEEVTDSDTVSKSGSESASKGATYAGSNTHMDTARSPPAESSQMDLDSMVGPGLSILSNDEAAMAIIMSLLETDANLGDAVDFDNMHWSH, from the exons ATGTCCGTAGAGAATTTAGCCGCCGGCGGCAATGACGGGACCGCAGGCAAACAATCAG GACCCTTGCAGTTAGGAGAAACCAATAGCCTTCCTGTTTCTCGGCCTTGCGTCATAACGCCCCACCTGGCAGGAGCCATGCCTGATGTCATAACCCCCCACCTGGTAGGAGCCATGCCTGATGTCATAACCCCCCACCTGGCAGGAGCCATGCCAATCCAAGAGCTGTCTAGGAAACGGAAGGGGGATCTAGATAACAG GGAAAATGGTGATGCTCAAATAGAGGAGCAACAGAGCAG ATCGGAAGACGATGATCAACAGGTGAAAATAAAGTGGTTCAG GGAGCCACACAGCCAAATTGAAAAGCGGCGAAGGGACAAAATGAACACCCTTATTGACGAGCTGTCAGCCATGATCCCCTCTTGGAACCCCATGGCCAAAAAGCTTGACAAACTCACGGTCCTGCGAATGGCTGTGCAGCACCTCAAAGCCCTGAAAG CAGGTGCCAGCAGTTCCTTTACTGATGTTAACTACAAATGCAAGCCTTCATTTCTGCCTCAGGATGATCTCAAGCACCTGGTGCTCACG GCTACAGATGGGTTCCTGTTCGTTGTGAGTTGTGACAGGGGGAAGATCCTCTTTACCTCAGAATCCGTCTTGAAGTTCCTCAACTACAGTCGG TTGGAACTAATTGGACAGAGTCTTTTTGATTATGTCCACCCGAAGGACATTAGTAAAGTGAAAGAGCAGCTGTCAGCCTCAGGATTATACCCTCGCGAACGGCTCATAGATGCCAAAA GCTCTCCCGGTTCTTTAGCAGGGTTACAGGTGCAGGACCTTCCTGTGGGAGCAGTTCAACTGTGTACAGGGGCACGGCGCTCCTTCTTCTGCCGCATGAAGCACAGCAGAACAGTTATGAAGACAGAAGACAAAACCATCCAGCCCAGCAGCTCCAAGAAAAAGG AGTCTCAACGATACTGCACTGTTCATTGCACTGGTTACATGCAGAGTTGGCCCTCCACCCAGCTGGATGCTGAGAGCGACGATAACGAGTCCTCCCATCTGTCCTGCCTGGTTGCTGTGTGCCGCGTTCACCCTAACAATGCCTGTCAGCCCTCACGAGAGGTCAAGGTCAAACCCACCCAGTTTGTCACTCGCTTTGCAATTGACGGCAAGTTCATCTTCGTGGACCAACA AGCCACCACTGTTCTGGGCTACTTGCCACAGGAACTACTGGGGACGTCTTGTTATGAGTATTTCCACCAGGACGACCTGCAACACCTCGCAGAGACACATAGGAAAG TTCTCCGCAGTAAAGAGAAGATTGAGACCAGCTTCTACAAGTTCAAAACAAAACTTGGCTCCTTCGTCATGCTTCAAAGTCAGTGGTTTAGTTTTATAAACCCTTGGACCAAAGAAGTGGAGTTTATTGTGTCAACAAACCGAGTTTT GGGACCTGGTCACACAGAAACTGAACAGCCGAGCAGTTCAGAGCTGTTGGACG AAGAGAGAAAACGTACTATCCTTATCCCTGGCATCTCCAGTGGCATGGCCACTATGATCTACGCTGGCAGCATAGGGACCCAGATAGCAAATGAGCTCTTGGACTCCAACAG GGTCAATTGTTCTCCATCGAGTGGAACCTCCAGTCCCTTCTGTCCATCTCAGGACAGGTCTCCAATGGTCTCCTCTTATGCCAAC ATGCCAAATGAGGAGGTGACTGACTCCGATACAGTGAGCAAGTCTGGATCAGAGTCTGCTTCAAAGGGGGCCACATACGCTGGCAGCAACACACATATGGACACAG CCCGTTCTCCCCCAGCAGAGAGCTCCCAGATGGACCTGGACAGCATGGTGGGACCAGGCCTCAGTATCCTGAGCAACGACGAGGCTGCCATGGCCATCATCATGAGCCTGCTGGAGACTGATGCCAACCTGGGGGACGCAGTAGACTTTGACAACATGCACTGGTCTCACTAG